Part of the Anopheles coluzzii chromosome 3, AcolN3, whole genome shotgun sequence genome is shown below.
TGCAGCAGGTGCTCGAGattaacaacaacatcaacgaGCTGTCGGCAGATAATTAAGACAAAACATACAACAACCATATATTGTGCATTTTTTCccaacttacttacttacaaACTATGATTCACACTAGCTCTAATATCTTACTAGCTTAATAGGAGAGCGCACCGACCCAAACTAATCGAACAATTTACTATTCACCAAGAAGTAACCACCAATCCGTGACACACCACCCTTTAATGGGCCCAATCGCTCATTAAGGGTTAAAGCACTTACTATTTTTGCTTGACCTTAGCATATCTACTTGATCACTTGTGTCTGACCGCGTGCGTAGtatttgttttgatgtgtaattcaaattttaaacTGTAACTTTTGTGTGTCgtacgaaaaacaaacaaaattaatacGCGTGTTTTAAGCAACTTTTGCTACCCTGCACTGTACTCCAGCTAGGTTTTCCCCCATTATTGCTTCACAATATTTCTGTATCAATTTGTTCaatgcctgcctgcctgccagcACCAGCCTGTTGTTGGTTGGGGTTTTTCTGTTGCAAACCCACGAACGAGACCAAATCTTCGCAAAGTCATTCCAGCAAACTCTGTTTGTCACAATGATTTGCCgcattgtgtgtgcgtgtgtttgtttttattagtgTCTCACTAATTCCGTGCACACACTTTGCGAAAACTGCACCACCAACCGATGCACCACGGACGAGCAAGCAAAAGGCATTGTAACGTGTAGTAGAGTGTCGTGTTTCTTCTCTAGCTCCATCCTTATTGTGGActatttaatcatttttattcaaaatgtgTATTGTAATCACCCCCCAAAAAAGCAACAGAGTGCTTGACAaataaagtgaaacaaaaacgtaTGATTATTtgtgatattatttttagaaAGAAAGGGGCGTTTAATTGGGCAAGCCTGTGAGAGCACCTAAAGATAGCCAACGTGTTGGGGGAATGTCGAAATCGATTAGATGAacaataaatatatcaaagtTGTTTCCCAGGCTGTTGCCATCATCAGAATGCAGTTCAAAAGAAAGGAACAACCATCTtttataagtcaacccagatcctggcatacgccgatgatatagacatcgttggtctgcggctctcctatgtagcagaagccgaCCAAGGCATCGAGCaagcggcagagaacctcggattgcagataaacgaggtaAAGACCTAACTGATAAGTGAATGcattttgaagtcgtcccaaaATTCACCTATatcgggtcaaaggtcagcaccGATAACAGCATAGAAGTCAGCTTTACAACAACTCAGGTTGTACGCAAgaatgctggctgccaacatTCTACAACCTGAGAAATCATTTCatctcaaagaacctgtcgtgATGgtcgaagctgggactatacaTAGCACCTATAtaatatagtaccggtactcacatacggttgtagcgccggttAAGTAGGTAAGTTGAAAGATTTAGGTAGAAGGAAACACATGCACATTGAATTGATTTCTTGGACTAAAATATAGATAAGAAACCATTATTTTGGGAAAATGATGCTAAATCAAATGCTAGATTTGTATTGTAAGGGAGTCATGGTTTAGGCCAGTAAGTTCCATTAATTTGgccaattttcatcaactgTCCAATGTACTGCGTGATTATTCGCTTCTGCTTAAATGTTCAATCACGAATTCATTTGATATGAACGAAGCTAGGATATTTGGAACATTAACTGGTTTAGCTTGACTTTGGAACAGTTCCATTGCGGCATATCCGTATTGTAATGGCCATGGAGGATCACATATAAGTATTTATTAGAGCATTTATTAGACAAATAAGGACGAGAGTGTACTCGTGGATGTAGACCCTTAGTGCGACACAAATAATAATTGTCTGCCCTCAAATTGACTGTTAGTTTGAGATGTTTTCTTGGAAATTTGTGCAAATGGTACTTTTTTTAACCACCTTTTGTATGTTACACGTCTTGAAAACAATTGCAATggaagcagaacaaaaaccaAGTTAAATTTGATGCAGTTTACTTCATTTTCAAATGTCTGGATCTTTTCTGGTCTGGTCGCTTAGACCTTGCATGAAAGCGaacgtattttttgtttgctatatttcatttaatatttatCAGAATATGGCTTGTCGCACAACAATTTAGACTGTAAAACATATTGACATAATGCATGTAATGAATTTCTTTGCAATACTCCGCTGGCCATCATGTTTTCATCGTTAGCAAAGCGGGAAATCACGAGGAAAGGTATTTAagttattatttcaatatgttttataGTCTAAATAGTTGGGGAATAgaatatcctttcttttggaGTAAAAAAAGCCATAGTctgattaatatttaatgaagTATAGCAGAAAACTCCAAAACATCACGTTCGAGTTCACTGGAACTGTAATCCGGGCTTAAGGAATAAGCAATTTTGCTAACGGAGAACTTATTATTAAATTAGAATTCTTGAAAatcgtgtttctttttatatATGAGAATGTGAAGCATGTTCACGGCTGTAACGAATGTATTTCTACAATTTCTACAAGTCTGGGAGTTTAAATTATCTGACCAGCGACAACATACGACTGCGTAAGCATATGCTCTATTAGAAATTAAAGGTGTAGTTCGTTAGACTGTTAGCAAGTGATGatacaaaatgaaaatgtatgtaaaaatataattaataaaacGTGGCATAATGAGTATATCCTATCGAGAACCTTGCCGAGACAATTACCGTGTAGAGCTGTCATACATTAATGTCATTGTTAATTAGAAGAATGAATTACTTTTCACATAAAAACGCCCTAAAAGATCATTTGGTTAGCAGTAATACGGTATACGGAATGTTTCACTTACCTGTAATTAGTCCGCTCAAGCTCACCGTCTCCGTAACATCGGTCGGTTCGCTTTCGTCCTGCATACGTCATCATTAATTTACCCTCCAGTCCTACACCGGAGAGTGGGTAATCTTCGAACACATTCGTTTCAGGGTTTGTTTGTATATAATTATATTGTGTCTCTCAGTACGAATAATAAAGATTGCCTTACGTTGACCTACAAGGGGGTTTGCAGTATTTTAAATTAGTAGCGGCTAGTAGTAGCGGGTCTCCTCAAACATTCACACGAAAacaaggaaagaaagaaaaaaaccgaacGACTCGGTGGACCATAAGATCCGTGTCTTATTACTCCGATCGTTACCGCCCATTGGATTGgaagatgaaaacaaaaccaatgaCTCTCAACGCCATGTCCGACACGTAACAAGTGGGCCATGTACCGCAAGGGGTACCGGGATGAGTTTACGCGAACAAAACACGGATAGAGAACGGGGAGACGGACACGTGTCCTTCTCCTGCGGTGTTGTTGGGCTGGTTGTAGATCGATTTACGATGTAAGAGAACTGATGCCTCCACGTTTAAGCCTAGCGATGGGTGGGATGTAGCAGACTTGTTTATGCACGCGTGTATTTGCCCCAGATGTGCAGCATGAAGACGGAGGCGATGAAGAGCAGCGACATGACGAGCACTGGGACTGGGCCACTACAAATCGGAGCAATTTTTACCAAGATTAGTCCCTCACGACCGTCTTTCTTCGGTGGAAAGTGTTCCGGCAGTCATACTTACACCTTGATGCCGGGAGAGTCATCGGTGTAGAAGCGCCACATGCCACCGGATCCGGTGCCCGTGTTACGATTCCGCGCGGCAGTGGCGGTCGTGGTGGTTTTGCGCTGCTTCAACGTGCTGGAACCTCCGGCCGCTGCCCGCGGGGCGGACGTCGGCTTCGACGGTGATCGGCTACCGCTGCCGACGGAAGTGGAACTCGCTGGAGCAGGCTGTCGAAGAACGAGGGAATTGAAATGGGTCACAATCACGGCACCGTTTATGCAAAATAGGAGCGACAATTCATTGCCAGCACGGCCATTTCATCGCACGCCATCACAAATCGATAGAAACCCACCATTGTAACTTTTACTGATGCTGGCTATAAACAACGGGACAGTGAAACGAAAGCTAGTTTGGAATGCACGGAGCACGATGCACGATTCGATCGCAACTACGGACGAGGTACGGGCACGGATCAACCTGCGCGTGCTGGAAAGGTGAATTAGGCTGTGAAAACGCGAAAGTGCCAACCGGACAATCCCACCAACAACAatgcaaaaacatacacacgtaTGATGACGTGGCTGTCAAATTGTGCGGCGGCTGTCAAACTTCGGCCCTGACAGCGGCATGCCGAACCGAAACCCGAAGTGTCTCGAAATCGGACCGCGGGCGCATTCGAGCTCGAATTCGAGCATGGTGACGGTTATTTTTAAACTGCACACCTTTAAATGGACAGTTTTTATTCATAGATTGTATTTATTGTGTAcaaaaattttaataattaataaatcaattttgcaAGAAAACTTTAGTTTGACTTGACAAACGTTTGATCCGAGcaatttgttaaattttggacaaattattaaaagcaaaagttGCTCAATAGTTAAAGTGGTTTATTACATGTGCTGCAAATTACTGgtgaatatttttatttattttactaatTTCACATACTTCAATcgtcaaattaaaaataaatttcgatTTCGTCGAATTTAACATAAACAGTCGGAtaaacagacaaaaattttaaatttttggttagtattttatcaaataattgttttattttattcaagaGAATTGCTAAAAAAACTGATATAGTGGTTTAACTTTTTTTGTGaagtaaaattataaaaaaataaccctTTTGCGAGCTTACAGATCACCAAATTCGACTTACATATAAATTACACACACGATGCTATCCGCCATCGCATTCATTTGCTAGTCGACGAGGACGAGAATTTATACAAAATCTTAGAAAGGTTAAAAAGTTTATTTCAAACTGTTCTAGCTAAGGCTAGCTAAATTCTTACAAAAGTGTAAAGTCAAGAAAGTCTAAATAGCTTTATAATTagaaaaggcgaattagaCGATTAGGGTCAAAGTCTTTCAAAAGTAAGGCTATAAAactataaatatttaaaatacctTTATGAGCATTACTTTCATTCCCCTATTTATTAAGCGTTTCATTCCTCTATTATTCAATAATGCAACTAACCGCTTAGCATGAAATATTTGCCCCGAATTAGCTTAAACATAAActgatggagacgcctagtaGCTCatgattatattttaaatatagttAAGAATCTTAATTATTTAGCCTTTGTTAACTATTTATAAATTCATTTTGTtgatttgattaaatttttgtgttctttttacGTGACTTATATTCTTGATATTATTCTTTTCTATATATTCAAAAGAACAAtactaaatatttaaaaaaaaaacttaaagcTTTACcgattaaattattaaaacattCCGCAAATTCTTCTTGGACATGACAAACGAAGCATTAATAGAACGATTAAAGATGAAAAAATATCGCACTAAGTATCTGCTATACAGTTTGGtctaatttaaataaattatcattcATTTCAGGTATCGCTTTATCATCATTTACACGAACGATATTCACACATAAAAATACTGCCAGCATAAATACGGGAAAAAAACATCCTCATGAAGAATGATTACGCATCGATGATTAGCAATAATGGTGCCCCGAATCGAACGAACAAGCGTCATGCAATAGTCCGTGTCAATAGCGATCATAACGTGGAGCCGAGACGGAGCCTGATTGGAATGGATTTCCACAGCACGGAGGTAAGTGTCCCCCTACCTGCAAGGACCATATCTTTGTGCCTTTTGCTCCCCTTCCCAATTTGCGGTGCGGCTCAATGAACGCgaacatttatttttcaccGAATCGACGAACCAAAGCAAACGCACCAGCAAACCATTCGCACCTACCCCCGGCAGCACTGGCCAATTTTGTCAAATTTTCTGCCCCTACACAGAACACAGTGTTACGTGGGCGGAAAGCATATTTTCgatggaaattgaaaaataataaccaCCGACAGCTTTATCAGCGTTCAAATAAGGCCCCGCCACGAACGAAGGGGACGACAAACAGCAATATTTAGTCACACGGTATAACATATCGTTTCGGCCCTTCTCGGCCCCGCTTTGCTTGCTTCCCCGTGCCTTCCACTGTGGGAAAAGCCTTCCCACACAAGAAAATGACACCCGAAACCACACGCCCCGCTCCGTGGTTACACACGCGAGCTAcgtttttattactttttcatTAGCGTAATCATCATCGAGATAGCATCGTGGTCGTCGATATGGTTGAGCCTCCTCTCTGCCTCTCACGAAGGCCAGCTTTTTATGACGACCCGGGGGCATTGTTGAGCAGACCAGCAAAGCTGCCCGGTGTCTTCCCGTACCCAAAACCGGAACGGACAAGAAGGATGGTTTTAATGGGAAATAAATCTGTTCATTAAAAATTAGCAATTATTACGCTttcttttgttgcatttttttttgttctgtgcgCTTCTGACCTTTCCCAATCGGGTCGGGTTGTCTGGAAACCGGAATGACCTGAAATATGTGCTGGTCTTCCTGGCCTCTCAAGATGTCTTGGCAGAATGTTGGCAATGTATGTAATTTTTTGCTCCTTTTATTTTGCTCTGGTCGTAAAAAGTAGACGTTTCTCTTACGCGATTGTGGTACAGTTTTGATATGACAAAAAAGCTATTAGAAAATTGGGATTTAATCAATGTAATGGGGTAAATGGATACAGAAGAAACTAATTAGAAATTAGTTTCCTATCGTACTAGCAGTAGTTCAATATATAACAGCTCCAATTGTTGACATTTTACAACAATAAAAGGTTCTTTTTTAAAAGATGATACAAGAACAAGTTTATTGGAATAAGTTAACGACTTAACCGTGTCAATTAAACAATATACTTAGAATCGTCAAGCATTACCAAAAATACTTTGAATTTTCAAACTTTGATCGCCAAGATAGAATATTTGTGTGTTTAGATAGAATATTTTTGATAGGGTCACAAAACGGattaacgatttttttttctttattttacttGTTTTAGTTGCTATTGTACTATTTTAATGCATATTTTAAGAGCCAAgcatgtgtattgatggtccctttatcaaacctcatAATTACTTTTACCAACTCATGCCTGTTGTGGCCATAATTCGactttttatgtaaaatattccgctagacgaatacttttcaGACTTGCTCCAAATAGTAACCaataatttatataaaataatctatttaaaaaaaagggtaGCATCAATAAAGCTACCATTTGCGATGGTTTGTTTAAGGAAGATATTTGATGCTTTCTCAGTCCCAGTAGCAACAAATAAGTGTTATATTTATGCAGagtttataaattaaaatgtattatatatttcttattttttatccAAAAAAGTCAAAAGTCTAGAAATTGCCaattttttttgataaagtCTGTTGTGAGAAGTGAAGAAAACtcatagaagaaaaaaaaatgtaaatgaaaacttaaaaagaaaatttcaaaTCAGAATCTGATTGTAAATAAATTGTGTATGCCCTGTATAACCATAAGAAAATCATGCTTGTTTCTATCTTTTTCCACGGAAAGCAAATTTAACTGATTATTGCTCGTTTATTTAATATTACTATATTCCCCATGGGATAATCAAGCCAGAAGAAAACGTCCTATCAgcatgtaaaataaaacaaaggtAATGCAAGGTAGAATAATACGTAGCAGATAAATCTGCAATGCTTTAATACCCGCAAAGAttccgaaaacaaaaccaaagaattcgagagaagaaaaaaaacccaataaCACCACAGATCCTTTTCTGGGGCATATTGATTAATTCCTCAATATATCACACGTATtatcggtggtggtgataaTAGATTCACATATTCCCTTCGGAGAAGGTGAGGAAAAAAATGCTCCACCGAACCGAAACCACCTGAGCCCCCccttttgagtgtgtgtgtgtgtgtgtgctaccgGTGCTAGCGGTCTGACATGATAAATCTATTTCCATCCACTTTGACTACACACGTGCTGGATGGTCATGCTGATCGCGGGGATTATATCACGTAAAGCTTTCCCGTGCGTGCCTTCGTTCGTTCCGTGTGAATCGAAATGATGGATAGATTTGTTTCTTCCGAGATGATGGTGAAATCGCTAATGAGCTGTTCCGTTTACGCCTTACGTATCGGGAGCGGAAATTGGGAATAAAATGGTGCGAGTAAGCAACATTTCTTTAAAGCAAAAACGTGCAAGTGTTTAATGCACATCGCAGAGCGTTTCTCCCGGCACAACCCAATCAGTTTGTAACTGTCAAGCGCTCAGCGATTTCAGCGATCCTGACAGCGCTTGCCAGGTCCTTGGGAACGAAATTCTTTACCACTTAGTCAGCAGATTTTCGCTTCCCTCACCTGATTTGTTGGTTTCAGCCCGACAAGTCGTACGAGACCGTGTCTTCAACGGGACAAGACGGAGCAGAATGGTAGCATCTTTCCTTCTCGCCGTTCACATTGAACGGCAAAGAGTTTTGCGAACGACGAGCAAAAGTCATAAACTGGCACGAACGTGCAGAAAGCGAGCGATATTGAAAAGTCATCCGAAAAAAAGCGTCCCCATCCGGCCTATATACCGTCGTAGAGACACCAACACAAAACTGCACACTCACAGTGGCATGCTTCTGGGTGGGCTGTGTGTTGCGGTAAATGGGGTAAAATGACTTGTCAGATGGtgcctttttttaatgatgGATTGCTGGTTTGGTGGCGAAATGAGGAGGTTGTCATTTGAGGAAGATTTTTGTCTTACGAgaaaacactcaaaaatgtatgttccgttgatgttgatgatgtttttttttctgatgaGCAAAACAGCACTTTAGACTGTGATGATGCTTGTTAACAAACTGTTTTCTTTGAGATTTTCTTTTGCATGTTGAGCgaatattttgatgtttaatggtttaattttacgataattattttacaaaaaatgaaGACTTGGTCTAGgaaaagaaatagaaacatGAACACCTACTAAAACTTTGAAGCAAAATACTGAATATTCTTCAACTGATTGTttaacaaaagaagaaaagttgTACAGCAATataattcaaaattgttgaatTTCCACCTTTCTAAGATTTGGAAAATTAAAGATATTGACGCAAAATGCTTTGCATATTCCTAGGCTTGCACAATAGCTCTCCAAaaatttgcgtttttttgtgttcctaGAGTAGATCTGAATGATTTGAAATTCATACAAATATATCGAACACATTAGACAAGCCTGCGtaatgcttaatgcttaaaaCTCATGAATGTAAATTGCACGAACGTATATCGACGCATATCGTCGGGTCACACGTTCGTGAATCATTTACATCCATATTGGtttcgcaaaacaaaaaaacagagcaGATATCTTTGGGAAGTTTGGGCATTagaatataataaaatgaagCGAATGTCATAAGCTCGAATTTCATAAGCAAATCGAACGTATTTAAAGCCTGTTTTTAATGGGTTatgcaaatgtttgaaatgCGTATTTTGATTTGGATTGTTTTGAAATACATCAAGCGTACGAGATCCGAAGTAATTTTGGTTCGATTGCAAacgtttatatttatttttcatatttttgctATTCTTTTTGCACgtaagttttttttgggtgttttttaaaagtattttaacataaaaaaatatttaaaatagtgTAAAGGCCGTGGGACACTGTCCGTAaacgctagtgtaatttcgactttcactagcgcatctggcggcggctggtggaagctttttttagtcctcgagggaatggtcatgTCAggtctcaaaattaagtagtttttccatcgtttctTTGTCATggaaatggatgcaatgcgtgcaggACATGTGTATCCACCTTTTATAAAACTTTTCTTgtccgatttaagtaaaaaacatgggaaaataacataatttctgaagcggctctaaattgtttggcaaaatgcttcgggcagccgccgccagatacgctagtgaaaatagaaaatacactagcgagtacggacagtgtTCCCCGGCCTTAAAGTTTCATAGTTTTTCAAAAGTATTTCAATACAGATAATTCTAAGTGTAAAATATACCATAGAAATACAATTTACATAATTGCTAATGACgtacatttaatttaaaaacgaTGTATTATTAGAATAAAACACAATACTCGTATCAATGGCATAAGATCAGCATTGTATGCACAAAATAGCTTCAGACTGGTTACAGTCTTACTATAGAGATAACGTGCAATAAGAGAATGTCATTATCCTACAAACGATTTAACTTCCCTTTATCAATTCGACAAACCGTTAAACTCAAACGGGCTGTGCTTTATGTTGCAACAAACCCTTTACCTCCCCAAGCTCTTCTGCTTCCCGATCTTCAACCAACCGGTTAGACAGTACATTGGCCTACAAGGACAAACATGTCGAAACATTTGAACAATTCTACAATCAAAAAAAGCTCCCCAGCTTTTGGCAACTATACGTTCCCCCCTTTTGCCACTGCCGAGCCGACGACAATCGACGGCCAAACGCTGAACCGACGGTTGAATGTTtctgtcaaaaatgtcgttTCCGGGAATGTTGGGTTAGAGCACcaaaaaaggggtaaaaaCACAACCCGAAAAGCTTAAATAAATTCAATGGAATGTCAATGAgagtgtacaaaaaaaagaaaaaaaagaagcaaaacaaacgggAATGAAAAGCGAAAGGGGAAACGTGCCGTCCATATGCCGAAACGAAACGgatgaacataaaaaaaacgcgcGTTGTGGTAGAGATAAAAATTGCAACACAAATTCAAATGATTCGTCCAACGAGGGGGAAAAACGAGGAGCAGACAAAAAACGGGGAGATTGAGAGACCGATTGGTGAATCCTTCCCCAGTGCTAGAATGAAACTGCTGTAACAGTAGCACAAAGGAGTCAAAAAACGGTCCGAAAGATTCCTCCGCTCAATAGAAGGCTTTCATTTCTCCCCCTTTTGCGAAAACGGCTCAAAAGGCGATACATTTACATGCTGTGGCAAATGGTCGTTCGGGATGAGGTTTggagtgtttttgttatcCCGGTTAGTTTCGGCTAGAAATCACTCAGCAAGATGACAATTTTCAATCATCGTGTCCggcgctttttttctttatcaaGTCCATTGAGTCGGATGGATGGGCgggggaaaacttttccatcgTTCAATAACTTTGACCACCAAAACCGATGCATGCGTGATGAAAACCTGAAAGCTGATTTTAAAAGCGAAATCCCGCAGCGAAGGTTCAACTCAAAGTCCCCAAAATG
Proteins encoded:
- the LOC120958524 gene encoding protein transport protein Sec61 subunit beta, whose amino-acid sequence is MPAPASSTSVGSGSRSPSKPTSAPRAAAGGSSTLKQRKTTTTATAARNRNTGTGSGGMWRFYTDDSPGIKVGPVPVLVMSLLFIASVFMLHIWGKYTRA